From the Saccharomonospora marina XMU15 genome, the window CGGCAGACGACCTTCTCCTCCGCGAAGCTGCTGAATCCGGCGGCCCGCAGCTCGCGCTTGGCCTGCTCGACGGTCTTGTCCCTGACATCGGGCACGGTGGCCAAGGACGCCTCGCTGCTGAACGCGCCTGCCAGCCACATCACGAACACCACGAGCGCCACACCGAGCAGGGTGAGCAGCGCTATCAGCAGGCCGCGCTTCCTGCGCCTGCGGCGGTCGGCTTCCTCGTCGTCGTAGCCGTTGGGGTCGTAGTCGTCGAACGGGTCGCCCTGCTGCCCACCCGCGCCGAGCACCTGGGTGCGCTCGTCGTCGGACATCACCATGGGGGCGGCCGGTCGCTGCCCCGACAGCGTCCGCACCAGGTCCGAGCGCATCTCGGCGGCCGACTGGTAGCGGTTGGCCGTGCCTTTCGACAGCGCCTTCAACACCACGGCGTCGAGCTCGGGGGAGACCGCGGGGTTGACCGCGGACGGCGGCCTGGGGTCCTCCCTGACGTGCTGGTAGGCGACAGCTACAGGGGAATCGCCTGTGAACGGCGGCTCGCCCGTGATGAGCTCGTAGAGCACGCAGCCCGCGGCGTAGACGTCGCTGCGAGCGTCCACCTGCTCACCGCGTGCCTGCTCGGGGGAGAGGTACTGGGCGGTCCCGATGACCGCGGCCGTCTGCGTCATGGCGGCCTGGCCGTCGTGAACGGCGCGGGCGATACCGAAGTCCATGACCTTGACCGCGCCGTTGCGGGTGATCATGACGTTGGCGGGCTTGACGTCGCGGTGCACGATGCCGTGCCGGTGCGAGAAGTCCAGGGCCGCGCAGACGTCGGCCATGACCTCCATGGCCCGCTTCTGCGACATCGGCCCTTCGGTCTTGACGATGTCTCGTAGCGTCCTGCCCTCGACGTACTCCATGACGATGTAGGGCAGCGGGCCGTACTCGGTGTCGGCCTCGCCGGTGTCGTACACCGCGACGATCGCCGGATGGTTCAGTGCGGCCGCGTTCTGTGCCTCCCGGCGGAACCGTTCCTGGAACTGCGGGTCCCGCGCGAGGTCGGCACGCAGGATCTTTACCGCAACCTCCCGGCCCAGTCGCACGTCATGACCATGGTGGACCTCGGACATGCCACCGTAGCCGAGCGTCTCGCCCAGCTCGTAGCGGTTTGAGAGCAGTCGGGGTGCGCTCATTGCCTGGTGCCGTCCCATTCCGTCAGTCTGCTTCCCACGCGGGCGTGATCACGTAGCCGGGGCGCCGCCGAGGCAGGTCGCTTCCACGCAGCGCGAACCGGAGACCGGAGTCCGGGGTCACGGGGCCTTCGGTCGGTGCGTGTACGCGGTGCACGTCCACTGTCGGATCTCACCTGCGGTTCTCCATAGGAAGTGTGCCCATCATGCCTTGTCCGCCGTCTGCATCGGGTGAACGCCCACCATTGTTCGACCAGTTGTCCTCGACGCCGGTCGAGCCGCCCTCGCCACCGGGTGTGCGACCGTCACCGCCGGTAGGCAGCACCACCGTCAGCAGCACGATCACGAGCGCGACCAAAAGCACGAACGCCAGCCCGAGAAGTATCCACGCTCCCGAAAACCGGCGGCGTTGACCCGTCACTGTGAGGGGTGTCGCGACGGGTGCGGAAGCCGGTCCTACCGGCCGCATCGACGGGTGAGAGCTGGGACCGACCGGTGTCATGGCGGCGGACGGCACAGGACCACTCGTTGGTGTGATGGGATTCACAGTAGGGGTCACGTATCCGGCGCTGACCAGACCGGACGGAGGCGGTAGCGGGTGGCCCGCGCGCACGGCGGCGACCGCGCCTGCGAACTCGCCGCCGCTGGCATAGCGCTGCCGCGGGTCCTTGACCAGTGTGGCCTCGATCACGGCTCGCGCCCCTGGTGGCACGTCGGGCGGCAGTGGCGGCGGGATGTCCCTGATGTGCATCATCGCGACGCTGACGGCGTTCTCCGAAAGAAACGGCCGGTGGCCCGCCAGGCACTCGTAGCCACACACGGCCAGCGAGTACACGTCGCTGGCGGGTTCGGCGTCGTGGCCGAGTGCCTGCTCAGGGGCGATGTAGTGGGCCGTCCCCA encodes:
- the pknB gene encoding Stk1 family PASTA domain-containing Ser/Thr kinase, which codes for MSAPRLLSNRYELGETLGYGGMSEVHHGHDVRLGREVAVKILRADLARDPQFQERFRREAQNAAALNHPAIVAVYDTGEADTEYGPLPYIVMEYVEGRTLRDIVKTEGPMSQKRAMEVMADVCAALDFSHRHGIVHRDVKPANVMITRNGAVKVMDFGIARAVHDGQAAMTQTAAVIGTAQYLSPEQARGEQVDARSDVYAAGCVLYELITGEPPFTGDSPVAVAYQHVREDPRPPSAVNPAVSPELDAVVLKALSKGTANRYQSAAEMRSDLVRTLSGQRPAAPMVMSDDERTQVLGAGGQQGDPFDDYDPNGYDDEEADRRRRRKRGLLIALLTLLGVALVVFVMWLAGAFSSEASLATVPDVRDKTVEQAKRELRAAGFSSFAEEKVVCRDDVSGEPACSPDQIGKVISTDPQATEQVPLESQITLRVGTPPAKVAVPDLTGLSRDEAEQKLKQANLVLDQDIAEVEVEDPNQYGKVVEQDPKPDAKVEQGRTVKITVGVEPELVEVPDFTGESFDAAKAGLEAAGFQVSRSDVDSDQPAGTVVNQRPNGGSVAKGSTITLEVSNGAEQQIQMPDLRGMTQDQALATLRDAGWSGSVKTKTEKVSDSDFVGRVTNTDPSPGSTITKSQTVTLYIGEDEDGSTETSQSRPTFDLPGPGG
- a CDS encoding serine/threonine-protein kinase; translation: MLSSGQLIAERYRLSGRIAVGGMGEVWEASDTRLDRTVAVKILKAELSGDAEFLHRFRTEARTTASLNHHGIAAVHDYGETQAGEHSIAFLVMELVAGEPLAAILARERRLPADRTLDILEQAGRALQAAHERGLVHRDVKPGNILVTATGTVKLTDFGIAKAADAAPVTRSGMVMGTAHYIAPEQALGHDAEPASDVYSLAVCGYECLAGHRPFLSENAVSVAMMHIRDIPPPLPPDVPPGARAVIEATLVKDPRQRYASGGEFAGAVAAVRAGHPLPPPSGLVSAGYVTPTVNPITPTSGPVPSAAMTPVGPSSHPSMRPVGPASAPVATPLTVTGQRRRFSGAWILLGLAFVLLVALVIVLLTVVLPTGGDGRTPGGEGGSTGVEDNWSNNGGRSPDADGGQGMMGTLPMENRR